From the genome of Vitis riparia cultivar Riparia Gloire de Montpellier isolate 1030 chromosome 2, EGFV_Vit.rip_1.0, whole genome shotgun sequence, one region includes:
- the LOC117907925 gene encoding glycosyl hydrolase 5 family protein-like yields the protein MTEGAKAIHSTNPDVLVLVSGLNFDLDLSFLNTTPFGLTLDNKVVYEAHWYSFDFTQQWQTQPLNRVCRQCADEFQREAAFLITGDNAAPLILSEFGVDVRGVNQDDNRYFNCLLPTVADKDLDWALWTLQGSYYYREGMAGPEEVYSVLDYNWDKPRDPKYLERLTILQQTIQDPNSNALSYYVLVHPESGFCVNVEGQDNVHGSSCRERSKWSHSGDGSPIQLVGSELCLKAVGDGVPVALSTDCESPWATWKLVSDSMLHIAAMDEQGNSLCLESTSSNYSSILTRSCACLNNETNCDPQSQWFRLVPSNLS from the exons ATGACAGAAGGAGCAAAAGCAATCCACAGCACCAACCCAGATGTGCTTGTGCTAGTTTCAGGCTTGAATTTCGACTTGGACCTCAGCTTCTTGAACACCACACCATTCGGACTGACACTAGACAACAAGGTGGTGTATGAGGCGCACTGGTACTCCTTCGACTTCACCCAGCAATGGCAGACTCAGCCCCTGAACCGGGTTTGCCGCCAGTGCGCAGATGAGTTCCAGAGGGAAGCAGCTTTCCTTATCACCGGCGATAACGCGGCTCCTCTTATTCTCAGCGAGTTTGGCGTTGATGTAAGGGGAGTAAACCAGGATGATAACCGATACTTCAACTGCTTGCTTCCCACTGTTGCTGACAAGGACTTGGACTGGGCGCTGTGGACTCTGCAAGGCAGCTATTATTACAGAGAGGGGATGGCCGGGCCTGAAGAGGTATACTCTGTCCTGGATTACAACTGGGACAAGCCCCGAGATCCAAAATATCTAGAGAGATTGACCATCCTCCAACAAACTATCCAAG ATCCAAACTCGAATGCTTTATCATACTACGTACTTGTACACCCCGAAAGTGGGTTTTGCGTGAATGTTGAAGGACAGGACAACGTTCATGGAAGCAGCTGCCGAGAGCGGAGTAAATGGAGTCACAGCGGAGATGGGTCGCCGATTCAGCTGGTGGGTAGTGAGCTGTGCCTGAAGGCTGTTGGTGATGGAGTTCCCGTGGCACTTTCTACTGATTGTGAGAGCCCATGGGCAACTTGGAAACTGGTTTCAGACTCAATGCTTCACATAGCTGCTATGGATGAACAAGGGAACTCGCTGTGTTTAGAATCCACAAGTTCAAACTACTCTTCAATTCTGACAAGGAGTTGTGCTTGTTTAAATAATGAGACTAACTGTGATCCTCAGAGCCAGTGGTTTAGGCTTGTTCCTTCCAATTTATCCTAG
- the LOC117929561 gene encoding glycosyl hydrolase 5 family protein-like, whose translation MKTLQIILLIFLSLFGAFCYSLPLSTRGRWIVDSETGRRVKLTCLNWVAHTETMVTEGLHTQPIKDIAAKVTSMGFNCIRLTYATFMWTRPDYSNKTVAQSLDSFNLTQAREGIARNNPQLLNLSLQDAYEAVVDELGANGLMLVLDNHVSKPMWCCARKDGNGFFGDMFFDPKEWIEGLTQVAKRFKGKPQVVAMSMRNEIRGPRQNLPDWYKNMREGAKAIHSTNPDVLVLVSGLNFDKDLSFLSTTPFGLTLDNKVVYEAHWYSFDFTQQWQTQPLNRVCRQRADEFQREAAFLITGDNAAPLIISEFGVDLRGVNQADNRYFNCLLPTVAEKDLDWALWTLQASYYYREGKAGPEEVYSVLDYNWDKPRDPKYLERLTILQQTIQDPNSTTLSYYLIVHTESGFCVNVEGEDNVHGSSCRERTKWSHGGDGWPIRLVGGELCLKAVGDGVPVTLSTDCKSPRATWKLVSDSRLHVAAKDEQGNSLCLEATSSNYSSILTRRCACVKNEANCDPQSQWFKLVPSNLS comes from the exons ATGAAAACTCTGCAGATCATTCTCTTgatctttctctctctgtttGGAGCCTTCTGTTATTCACTGCCTCTTTCAACTAGGGGAAGATGGATAGTCGACAGTGAAACTGGGCGTCGTGTGAAGCTGACCTGCTTGAATTGGGTTGCCCACACAGAAACAATGGTGACAGAGGGTCTTCACACACAGCCCATCAAAGATATTGCTGCTAAGGTGACTTCAATGGGGTTCAACTGCATCCGTCTCACATATGCAACCTTCATGTGGACAAGGCCAGACTACAGCAACAAGACTGTGGCTCAGTCTCTTGATTCTTTCAACCTCACCCAGGCCAGAGAAGGAATAGCTCGGAACAATCCCCAGCTGTTGAATCTCAGCCTTCAGGATGCCTATGAAGCTGTTGTTGATGAGCTTGGAGCAAATGGGCTCATGCTTGTGCTTGATAACCATGTTAGCAAGCCAATGTGGTGCTGCGCCAGAAAGGATGGAAATGGTTTCTTCGGAGACATGTTCTTCGACCCCAAGGAATGGATAGAGGGTCTAACACAAGTCGCCAAACGGTTCAAGGGAAAACCTCag GTGGTGGCAATGAGCATGAGGAATGAGATACGAGGCCCACGCCAAAACCTGCCGGATTGGTATAAAAACATGAGAGAAGGAGCAAAAGCAATTCACAGCACCAACCCAGATGTGCTTGTCCTGGTTTCAGGCTTGAATTTCGACAAGGACCTCAGCTTCTTGAGCACCACACCATTCGGACTGACACTAGACAACAAGGTGGTGTATGAGGCGCACTGGTACTCCTTCGACTTCACCCAGCAATGGCAGACTCAGCCCCTGAACCGGGTTTGCCGCCAGCGCGCAGATGAGTTCCAGAGGGAAGCAGCTTTCCTTATCACCGGCGACAACGCGGCTCCTCTTATTATCAGCGAATTTGGCGTTGATTTACGGGGAGTAAACCAGGCTGATAACCGATACTTCAACTGCTTGCTTCCCACCGTTGCTGAAAAGGACTTGGACTGGGCGCTGTGGACTCTGCAAGCCAGCTATTATTACCGAGAGGGGAAGGCCGGGCCTGAAGAGGTATATTCTGTCCTGGATTACAACTGGGACAAGCCCCGAGATCCAAAATATCTAGAGAGATTGACCATCCTCCAACAAACTATCCAAG ATCCAAACTCAACTACCCTATCGTACTACTTAATTGTCCACACCGAAAGTGGGTTTTGCGTGAACGTTGAAGGAGAGGACAATGTTCATGGAAGCAGTTGCCGAGAGCGGACTAAATGGAGTCACGGTGGAGATGGGTGGCCCATTAGGTTGGTAGGTGGTGAGCTGTGCCTGAAGGCTGTTGGCGATGGAGTTCCCGTGACACTTTCTACTGATTGTAAGAGCCCAAGGGCCACTTGGAAACTGGTTTCAGACTCAAGGCTTCACGTAGCTGCCAAGGATGAACAAGGGAACTCACTGTGTTTAGAAGCCACAAGTTCAAACTACTCTTCAATTCTGACAAGGAGATGTGCTTGTGTAAAGAATGAGGCTAACTGTGATCCTCAGAGCCAGTGGTTTAAGCTTGTACCTTCCAATTTATCCTAG
- the LOC117930938 gene encoding glycosyl hydrolase 5 family protein-like has product MGMKTLHVILLIFLSLFGAFCYSLPLSTRGRWIVDSETGSRVKLTCLNWAAHIDTMVAEGLHTQPIKDIVAKVTLMGFNCIRLTYATFMWTRPDYGNKTVAQSLDSMNLTQAREGIARNNPQLLNLSLQDAYEAVVDAIGANGLMLVLDNHVSKPMWCCASEDGNGFFGDMFFDPKEWVQGLTQVASRFKGKPQSDEFITGGGNELEE; this is encoded by the exons ATGGGGATGAAAACTCTGCACGTCattctcttgatttttctctctctgtttGGAGCCTTCTGTTATTCACTGCCTCTTTCAACTAGGGGAAGATGGATAGTCGACAGTGAAACTGGGAGTCGTGTGAAGCTGACCTGCTTGAATTGGGCTGCCCACATAGATACAATGGTGGCAGAGGGTCTTCACACACAGCCCATAAAAGATATTGTTGCTAAGGTGACTTTAATGGGGTTCAACTGCATCCGTCTCACATATGCAACCTTCATGTGGACAAGACCAGACTACGGCAACAAGACTGTGGCTCAGTCTCTTGATTCTATGAACCTCACCCAGGCCAGGGAAGGGATAGCTCGGAACAATCCCCAGCTGTTGAATCTCAGCCTTCAGGATGCCTATGAAGCTGTTGTTGATGCGATTGGAGCAAATGGGCTCATGCTTGTTCTTGATAACCATGTTAGCAAGCCCATGTGGTGCTGCGCCTCTGAGGATGGAAATGGTTTCTTTGGAGACATGTTCTTCGACCCCAAGGAATGGGTACAGGGTTTAACACAGGTCGCGAGCCGGTTCAAGGGGAAACCtcag TCTGATGAATTCATAACAGGTGGTGGCAATGAGCTTGAGGAATGA
- the LOC117930944 gene encoding glycosyl hydrolase 5 family protein-like has translation MKGKNNLQTILLISLAMSATLCNSLPLSTRGRWIVDNAAGGRVKMACVNWVSHLEPLVTEGIHAQPVERIAETVKAMGFNCIRLTYATFMWTRADYNNRTVAQSLDSFNLTQAKEGIARNNPKLLNLQIIDAYEAVVNELGAHGLMLVLDNHVSKPLWCCAREDGNGFFGDVYFDPKEWIKGLTDVATRFKNNPQVVALSMRNEMRGARSNVPDWYRYMRKGAKAIHKANPKVLVIVSGLNFDKDLSFLGRKPFGFTLNNKVVFEAHWYTFDFTQQWQQLPPNRACRQRADEFQRDAAFLTTGDKAAPLIISEYGINLQETSQVDSRYFTCFLPTVAEKDLDWALWTLQASYHYRQGHAGGGESYSVLDYSWSKPRYPQFLEKMVILQNLLQDPNSNVSPYYLLVHAQSGFCVNVKHNDVVSVNSCRKNSRNIRWNHEGDGSPIKKLDRKHCLKAVGDGVPLTLSDDCSSPRATWQLVSDSMLQIAAMDEQGNPLC, from the exons ATGAAAGGGAAGAACAATCTGCAGACCATTCTCTTGATTTCTCTTGCTATGTCTGCAACTCTCTGCAATTCGCTCCCTCTTTCAACGAGGGGAAGATGGATAGTGGATAACGCGGCTGGGGGTCGTGTGAAGATGGCCTGTGTTAATTGGGTTTCTCACTTGGAGCCTCTGGTCACAGAGGGCATTCACGCCCAGCCCGTAGAACGCATTGCTGAGACGGTGAAAGCAATGGGGTTCAACTGCATCCGGCTCACATATGCGACCTTCATGTGGACGAGGGCCGACTATAACAACAGGACTGTGGCACAGTCTCTTGATTCCTTCAACCTCACCCAAGCCAAGGAAGGAATAGCTCGAAACAATCCTAAGCTGTTGAATCTCCAGATAATCGACGCCTATGAAGCTGTGGTCAATGAGCTTGGCGCACATGGGCTCATGCTTGTGCTTGATAACCATGTCAGCAAGCCCTTGTGGTGCTGCGCCAGAGAGGACGGAAACGGGTTCTTTGGAGACGTGTACTTCGACCCCAAGGAGTGGATCAAGGGTTTAACCGACGTCGCCACCCGGTTCAAGAACAATCCTCAG GTGGTGGCTCTGAGTATGAGAAATGAGATGCGAGGAGCGCGTTCTAACGTGCCGGATTGGTATCGGTACATGCGAAAAGGAGCAAAAGCCATCCACAAGGCCAACCCAAAGGTCCTGGTGATAGTTTCAGGGTTGAATTTCGACAAGGATCTTAGCTTCCTGGGGCGCAAGCCATTCGGGTTTACGCTAAACAACAAGGTGGTGTTTGAGGCACATTGGTATACGTTTGACTTCACCCAGCAGTGGCAGCAGCTTCCACCGAACCGGGCTTGCCGCCAGCGGGCAGATGAGTTCCAGAGAGACGCAGCCTTTCTGACCACCGGAGACAAGGCAGCTCCTCTTATTATCAGCGAGTATGGCATTAACTTACAAGAGACGAGCCAGGTTGATAGCCGATACTTCACCTGCTTCCTGCCCACTGTAGCTGAGAAGGACTTGGATTGGGCTCTGTGGACTCTGCAAGCCAGCTACCATTACAGACAAGGGCATGCTGGGGGTGGAGAATCCTATTCTGTGCTGGATTACAGCTGGAGCAAGCCACGGTATCCACAATTTCTAGAGAAAATGGTCATTCTCCAAAACTTGCTCCAAg ATCCAAACTCAAATGTTTCACCATACTACCTACTCGTCCATGCACAAAGTGGGTTTTGTGTGAATGTGAAACATAACGATGTGGTTTCTGTAAATAGTTGCAGGAAGAATAGTAGGAATATCAGATGGAACCATGAAGGAGATGGATCACCCATCAAGAAGTTGGACCGTAAGCACTGCCTCAAGGCTGTTGGTGATGGGGTTCCTCTCACTCTCTCCGATGACTGCTCCAGCCCAAGGGCTACCTGGCAATTGGTTTCAGACTCAATGCTCCAAATCGCTGCCATGGATGAGCAAGGGAACCCACTGTGCTAA
- the LOC117930952 gene encoding glycosyl hydrolase 5 family protein-like has product MEMIRGTTLKTLLLISLSVVATLSVCESLPLSTKGRWIVDDVTGRRVKLKCVNWISHTESTTTKGLHSQPIGDIADKINEMGFNCVRLTYPTFLWTRVDYYNKTVAESLDSLNVTEAKAMIAVQNPRFLSLPLRESYERVVGELGRRGLMLILDNHVSKPMWCCEREDGNGFFGDKFFDPGEWIEGLSQVANRFKDESHVIGMSMRNELRGQRSNQKDWYKYMREGAKAIHSINPNLLVVVSGLNFDNDLSFLKKKPFGLTLNNKVVFEAHWYSFDATEQWNDKPPEQECKDRAREFYRDAGFLTEGDNPAPLFISEFGMDLRMGNVADNRYFNCYLPTVAAKDLDWALWTLQASYYYRQRKRFTQCLISTGKSLGIHNS; this is encoded by the exons ATGGAGATGATCAGAGGGACAACTCTGAAGACCCTTCTGCTAATTTCTCTTTCTGTGGTGGCAACGTTATCAGTATGTGAATCACTGCCTCTATCCACGAAGGGAAGATGGATAGTGGACGATGTGACTGGGCGGCGCGTGAAGCTGAAGTGTGTGAATTGGATTTCACACACAGAGAGTACGACAACCAAGGGGCTTCACTCTCAGCCCATAGGAGACATTGCTgataaaatcaatgaaatggGTTTCAACTGTGTTCGTCTCACCTACCCTACTTTTTTGTGGACGAGGGTGGATTATTACAACAAGACTGTTGCGGAGTCTCTTGATTCTCTCAATGTGACTGAGGCCAAGGCCATGATCGCTGTTCAGAATCCTCGGTTCTTGAGTCTTCCCCTCAGGGAATCGTATGAACGGGTGGTTGGGGAGCTTGGGAGACGTGGGCTCATGCTTATACTTGATAACCATGTCAGCAAGCCAATGTGGTGCTGCGAAAGAGAGGATGGGAATGGGTTTTTCGGGGACAAGTTTTTCGACCCAGGGGAGTGGATTGAGGGCTTGTCACAAGTCGCCAACAGATTCAAGGACGAATCCCAT GTGATCGGAATGAGCATGAGGAATGAGCTTAGAGGCCAGCGTTCAAACCAGAAGGACTGGTACAAATACATGAGGGAAGGAGCCAAGGCTATTCACAGCATCAATCCAAACCTTCTTGTGGTCGTTTCAGGCTTGAATTTTGACAATGATCTCAGCTTCTTGAAGAAAAAGCCTTTCGGGTTAACGCTAAATAACAAGGTGGTGTTTGAGGCACATTGGTACTCGTTCGACGCCACCGAGCAGTGGAATGACAAGCCGCCGGAGCAGGAGTGCAAAGACCGAGCACGAGAGTTCTATAGAGACGCAGGTTTCCTTACAGAGGGAGATAACCCGGCTCCTTTGTTTATAAGTGAGTTTGGTATGGATTTAAGAATGGGCAATGTGGCTGATAACCGATACTTCAACTGCTACCTCCCCACTGTTGCTGCTAAGGACCTCGACTGGGCGCTGTGGACTTTGCAAGCTAGTTATTACTACAGGCAGAGGAAGAGGTTTACTCAGTGCTTGATTTCAACTGGGAAAAGCCTCGGAATCCACAATTCTTAG
- the LOC117907813 gene encoding uncharacterized protein LOC117907813 — protein MLQDPNSEAPPYYVIVHAKSGLCVNVDGEKKVHGSGCRYRTKWTHSGDGWPIELMGSNPCLKAVGDGRPVKVSTDCRSQQSRWRRVSKEKLHVAVRDEHDHTKSLCLDASSSDPSSIVTRKCACKEGDLNCHHEEQSNWFQLVPSNIP, from the exons ATGTTACAAG ATCCAAACTCAGAGGCTCCACCATACTACGTAATTGTCCATGCAAAGAGTGGCTTATGTGTGAACGTAGATGGTGAGAAAAAGGTTCATGGAAGCGGCTGCCGGTACCGGACCAAATGGACCCACTCCGGAGATGGATGGCCTATTGAGTTGATGGGAAGTAACCCATGTCTGAAGGCTGTTGGTGATGGGCGGCCAGTGAAGGTCTCTACTGATTGTCGGAGCCAACAGTCTAGATGGAGAAGGGTTTCGAAGGAGAAGCTCCATGTGGCTGTGAGAGATGAACATGACCACACCAAGTCGCTGTGCCTGGACGCCTCAAGTTCAGACCCTTCTTCAATTGTAACCAGGAAATGTGCTTGTAAGGAAGGTGATCTCAATTGCCACCATGAGGAGCAAAGCAATTGGTTTCAGCTTGTCCCTTCAAATATACCCTAG